From Halodesulfovibrio aestuarii DSM 17919 = ATCC 29578, the proteins below share one genomic window:
- the asnS gene encoding asparagine--tRNA ligase, producing MRRTPIVDALQAEEASKEVKICGWVRTRRDAKGFSFLELNDGSCLKNLQAIVDESIPTYEIIKDVTTGAAVEVLGELVPSPGKGQKWEVRVTELKLLGTADADEFPLQKKRHSDEFLRQIAHLRPRTNKFGAAFRIRSEAAFAIHKFYRDKGFFNVHTPILTGSDCEGAGEMFRVSTLPATGVEVPKEGSVFENDFFGREANLTVSGQLEAELLAMGLGKVYTFGPTFRAENSNTPRHAAEFWMIEPEVAFADNEDNMDLAEEMTKYVVKHILDNCADDIELFAKFVDKELMGRLENIINEPFARVSYTEAVELLLAAKKKWEFPVEWGIDLQTEHERYLAEEHFKKPVIVYDYPKDIKAFYMRMNDDGKTVAAMDVLVPRIGELIGGSQREERMDVLLERINEMGQNPEDYWWYTDLRRFGSVPHAGFGMGFERLLMLVTGITNIRDVIPFPRTPQHIEF from the coding sequence ATGCGTAGAACCCCCATTGTTGATGCATTGCAGGCAGAAGAGGCTTCCAAAGAAGTAAAAATTTGCGGATGGGTACGTACCCGTCGTGATGCAAAAGGTTTTTCTTTTCTTGAGCTGAATGACGGCTCCTGCCTTAAAAACCTGCAGGCTATTGTCGACGAATCCATACCGACCTACGAGATTATTAAAGATGTAACCACCGGCGCAGCTGTTGAAGTGCTTGGTGAACTTGTACCATCTCCGGGTAAAGGACAGAAATGGGAAGTTCGCGTTACAGAACTCAAATTGCTCGGTACTGCAGATGCAGACGAATTTCCTTTACAGAAAAAACGCCATTCTGATGAATTTCTTCGCCAGATTGCGCACCTCCGCCCACGTACCAACAAATTCGGTGCCGCATTCCGAATCCGCTCCGAAGCAGCATTCGCAATACATAAATTTTACCGGGACAAAGGGTTCTTTAACGTACATACCCCTATCCTCACCGGTTCTGACTGCGAAGGTGCAGGTGAAATGTTCAGGGTTTCCACATTACCTGCAACCGGCGTAGAAGTTCCTAAAGAAGGCTCTGTTTTCGAAAACGACTTCTTTGGTCGTGAAGCAAACCTCACTGTATCTGGACAGCTTGAAGCAGAACTACTCGCAATGGGACTTGGCAAGGTCTACACCTTCGGCCCAACGTTTCGTGCTGAAAACTCCAACACCCCGCGCCACGCTGCCGAATTCTGGATGATCGAACCGGAAGTTGCCTTCGCAGATAACGAAGACAATATGGATCTCGCAGAAGAAATGACAAAGTATGTGGTAAAGCATATTCTGGATAACTGCGCTGACGACATCGAACTCTTCGCTAAGTTTGTCGACAAAGAGCTCATGGGTCGTCTTGAAAACATCATCAACGAACCGTTCGCACGCGTAAGCTATACCGAAGCAGTTGAACTGCTTTTAGCTGCTAAGAAAAAATGGGAGTTCCCTGTTGAATGGGGCATTGATCTTCAGACAGAACACGAACGTTATCTTGCAGAAGAACACTTCAAAAAACCTGTAATAGTGTACGATTACCCTAAAGATATTAAAGCATTTTACATGCGCATGAACGACGACGGTAAAACTGTTGCAGCAATGGACGTTCTGGTACCACGTATCGGCGAACTCATTGGCGGTTCACAGCGTGAAGAGCGTATGGACGTACTTCTGGAGCGCATTAACGAAATGGGCCAGAATCCTGAAGACTACTGGTGGTACACCGACCTCCGTCGCTTCGGCTCCGTGCCGCACGCCGGCTTCGGTATGGGCTTCGAACGTCTGCTCATGCTCGTGACCGGTATCACCAACATCCGTGACGTGATTCCGTTCCCACGTACACCGCAACATATCGAGTTCTAA
- a CDS encoding OmpP1/FadL family transporter, translating into MTRRVIQLIAFCFMLITAISAQAAGFGIYEFSARGNALGNSVMAGKADPSSIAVNPAQLGQLKGTQLAAGVTGIYPSATVEIDSPAQDAGSYDGKSSLWTMPHLYATHMVNDQISLGVGVFSRFGLGTEFDSDWPGAPDVYKVEIKTVSINPLIAYNVTDNFTVAVGPEIMWFDFMLKKKTALGAQFGDAKMYGDSWGVGLALGMRYQCTDWLSLGASYRSEVAQDVKGGVKMKAGSMTLKDTSASGKITLPEQIGFGINVKPMEDLSVEIGATWIGWSSYDELKVEFDGGPFVKQSDYKDSWRYNIGAEYNLTENWDLRASYVYDESPLNSNSLSYMVPANDRHIFGFGVGWHDENWSVDASYSYLMIVDRSASVDVARANTTMYTQDVEFKDGNAHLIGFTVGYRF; encoded by the coding sequence GTGACTCGTCGTGTAATCCAACTTATTGCTTTTTGTTTTATGCTAATAACTGCCATTTCTGCTCAAGCTGCAGGGTTTGGTATTTATGAATTCAGTGCCCGCGGGAACGCGCTTGGCAACTCTGTAATGGCTGGTAAAGCAGATCCTTCTTCTATTGCTGTTAACCCTGCACAGTTGGGTCAGCTTAAAGGAACCCAACTTGCTGCTGGTGTAACAGGAATTTACCCGAGTGCTACCGTAGAAATTGATTCTCCTGCACAAGATGCGGGCTCCTATGATGGTAAAAGTAGCCTTTGGACTATGCCGCATCTGTATGCAACTCATATGGTAAACGATCAAATTTCCTTAGGCGTGGGGGTGTTTTCACGCTTTGGTCTTGGCACTGAGTTTGACAGTGATTGGCCGGGTGCACCCGATGTGTACAAGGTGGAAATTAAGACAGTCTCCATTAATCCGCTTATTGCCTATAATGTAACCGATAATTTTACTGTTGCTGTCGGACCGGAGATCATGTGGTTTGACTTTATGCTTAAAAAGAAAACTGCTCTCGGTGCACAATTCGGTGATGCGAAGATGTACGGCGACAGTTGGGGCGTAGGTCTTGCTCTTGGAATGCGTTATCAGTGTACGGATTGGCTGTCTTTAGGCGCCAGCTATCGTTCTGAGGTAGCTCAGGATGTTAAAGGCGGAGTCAAGATGAAAGCTGGCAGCATGACCCTCAAGGATACCAGTGCGTCCGGAAAAATTACTCTGCCGGAGCAGATTGGTTTTGGTATTAATGTGAAGCCAATGGAAGACTTGAGTGTGGAAATTGGCGCTACATGGATTGGGTGGAGCAGCTACGACGAACTTAAAGTAGAATTCGATGGCGGTCCGTTTGTAAAGCAGAGCGACTATAAAGATTCTTGGCGTTACAATATTGGTGCGGAATACAATCTTACTGAAAACTGGGACTTACGTGCCAGCTATGTGTATGACGAATCTCCGCTTAACAGTAACAGTCTGAGCTACATGGTGCCTGCTAATGATCGTCACATTTTTGGTTTTGGCGTGGGTTGGCATGACGAAAACTGGTCTGTCGACGCAAGCTACTCTTACTTGATGATTGTAGACCGCTCTGCCTCTGTTGACGTAGCTAGAGCAAATACAACAATGTACACTCAGGATGTGGAATTTAAAGACGGTAACGCACATCTCATCGGTTTTACTGTCGGCTATAGGTTCTAA